The Chaetodon trifascialis isolate fChaTrf1 chromosome 16, fChaTrf1.hap1, whole genome shotgun sequence genome includes a region encoding these proteins:
- the stag2a gene encoding cohesin subunit SA-2a isoform X2, translating to MIAAQDLHPEFQCPQEAESHLSSDTDLEDPDGKNSKTGKDLPVRKGKKAHGDTAKGGGAGRGPGVGWVNGHHQENGMENMTLFEVVKSGKSATQSIVDDWIEAYKHDRDIALLDLINFFIQCSGCKGAVSGEMFRHMQNSEIIRKMTEEFDEDSGDYPLTLSGPQWKKFRISFCDFIAVLVRQCQYSIIYDEYMMDTLISLLTGLSDSQVRAFRHTSTLAAMKLMTALVNVALNLSINMDNTQRQYEAERNKVVAKRANDRLELLLQKRKELQENQDEIENMMNAIFKGVFVHRYRDAIAEIRAICIEEIGVWMKLYSDAFLNDSYLKYVGWTMHDKQGEVRLKCLTSLQGLFYNRELGARLELFTSRFKDRIVSMTLDKEYDVAVQAIKLLTLVLQSSDEVLTAEDCESVYHLVYSAHRPIAVSAGEFLFKKLFSHQVPEEEGLPRRGRQSLNGSLIKTTVFFFLESELHEHGAYLVDSLWECASELLKDWESMISLLLDEPMPGEEALTDRQETALVEIMLCAIRQACECHPPVGRGTGKRVLTAKEKKTQLDDRTRITEMFAVALPLLLAKYCVDIDKVTNLLQIPKYFDLDIYTTGRLEKHLDALLRQIWEVQDKHTDTEVLEACSTTYHYLCNEEFTIFNRVDIARSQLLDELVDKFNRLLEDFLQEGEEPDEDDAYQVLSTLKKISAFHNAHDLSKWDLFTSNYRLLNTGLQNGDMPEQIVIHAMQCTHYIILWHLAKVSDGSSLKGDVVTLRKQMRAFCLMCQRYLNSINTAVKEQAFTTLCDLLLIFSHQIMSSGREQLEPLVYTPDSSLQAELLNFILDQVFIEQDDDGSTDGQQDDEASKIEALHKRRNLLAAYCKLIIYNVVEMNTGADIFKQYMRFYNDYGDIIKETMSKTRQIDKVQCAKTLILSLQMLFNDMLSELGFNVDRSSSAFCGIKELARRFSLTFGLDQMKTREAIAMLHKDGIEFAFKEPSPQGEGSPPLNLAFLDVLSEFSSKLIRQDKRTVHMYLERFMTFQMALQREDCWLPLISYRNSLQVGGDDDTMSVISGISSRGSTVRSKKSKPATASKRKLPEEENSCSSTDAVWVNREQNMQTPVMMHSPHLTSTVLRDPKKMRPEDSYTATYTMPTEQHPHQPVPPQQQPHHHHQATIDYNTQVTWMLTQRQQAEARQQQERVSMHYAKMRNHMQQAIRRGSGLMEDDEEPIVEDVMMSSEDRLEDINEGMDFDTMDIDLPASKNRRERTELKPDYFDPSSIMDDSVLNVSMF from the exons ATGATAGCAGCGCAGGACTTGCACCCAGAGTTTCAATGTCCTCA agaggcagagtcTCACTTGTCTTCGGATACTGACCTTGAGGATCCTGATGGCAAAAAttcaaagacaggaaaagacCTG CCAGTCAGGAAAGGGAAGAAGGCGCATGGAGACACGGCAAAAGGTGGGGGAGCAGGGAGGGGTCCCGGTGTTGGGTGGGTGAATGGCCATCACCAGGAGAACGGGATGGAGAACATGACCCTGTTCGAGGTGGTTAAATCAGGGAAGAGTGCCACACAG TCTATTGTTGATGACTGGATAGAGGCATACAAACACGACCGGGACATTGCTCTGTTGGACTTAATCAACTTCTTCATTCAGTGCTCCGGCTGTAAAG GCGCTGTGAGTGGAGAGATGTTCAGACATATGCAGAACTCTGAAATCATCCGAAAAATGACAGAGGAGTTCGATGAG GACAGCGGTGACTATCCCTTAACTCTGTCAGGACCACAGTGGAAGAAATTCAGGATAAGCTTCTGTGACTTCATCGCGGTTCTGGTGCGTCAGTGTCAGTACAGCATCATCTATGACGAGTATATGATGGACACGCTCATCTCCCTGCTCACCGGCCTGTCTGACTCACAGGTCAGGGCATttagacacacaagcacactaGCAG CCATGAAGTTGATGACGGCCTTGGTGAACGTGGCTCTGAACCTGAGCATCAATATGgacaacacacagagacagtatgaggcagagaggaacaAGGTGGTCGCAAAAAGGGCCAACGATAGGTTGGAGCTTCTCTTACAGAAGCGGAAAGAG CTTCAAGAAAATCAAGATGAGAttgaaaacatgatgaatgcCATTTTCAAAGGAGTGTTTGTTCACAGATATCG TGATGCCATCGCTGAAATCCGAGCTATTTGTATTGAAGAAATCGGAGTGTGGATGAAGCTGTACAGCGACGCCTTCCTCAATGACAGTTACCTGAAGTATGTTGGCTGGACAATGCATGACAAG CAAGGTGAGGTGCGGCTGAAGTGCCTGACCTCCCTGCAAGGCCTGTTCTACAACAGAGAGCTCGGCGCACGGCTGGAGCTCTTCACAAGTCGCTTCAAG GACCGCATTGTGTCCATGACTCTGGATAAGGAATATGATGTTGCAGTGCAAGCCATTAAACTACTGACTCTTGTCTTACA GAGTAGTGACGAGGTTCTGACAGCAGAGGACTGTGAGAGTGTATATCATCTGGTTTACTCAGCACATCGACCCATCGCTGTTTCAGCAGGAGAATTTCTCTTCAAGAA GCTCTTCAGCCATCAAGTCCCTGAGGAGGAGGGATTACCCAGGAGGGGCAGGCAGAGCCTCAATGGCAGCCTTATCAAGACtactgtcttcttcttcttggagaGCGAG CTCCATGAACACGGGGCCTACTTGGTGGATAGCTTGTGGGAGTGTGCGTCAGAGCTGTTGAAGGACTGGGAGTCTATGATCAGCCTGCTGCTGGATGAGCCCATGCcaggagaggaag CCCTGACCGATCGCCAGGAGACGGCTCTGGTCGAGATTATGCTCTGTGCCATTCGGCAGGCGTGTGAGTGCCACCCACCAGTAGGCAGAGGCACAGGGAAGAGG GTCCTGACTGCAAAGGAGAAGAAAACGCAGCTGGATGATCGGACACGTATCACAGAGATGTTTGCAGTGGCATTACCTCTGTTACTGGCCAAG TACTGCGTTGATATTGATAAGGTGACAAATTTGCTACAAATACCGAAGTACTTTGATCTTGACATCTACACAACCGGCCGTTTAGAAAag CATTTAGACGCCTTGTTGCGGCAAATCTGGGAGGTCCAGGAtaagcacacagacactgaggtcCTGGAGGCCTGCTCTACCACCTACCACTATCTCTGCAACGAAGAGTTCACCATCTTCAACCGCGTGGACATTGCCCGCTCCCAGCTTCTGGATGAGCTGGTGGACAAGTTCAATAGACTGCTGGAAGACTTTCTGCAAGAG GGTGAAGAACCAGATGAGGATGATGCCTACCAGGTTCTGTCAACGCTCAAGAAGATCAGCGCTTTCCATAA TGCACATGACCTTTCTAAGTGGGATCTCTTCACCAGTAACTACAGGCTACTCAACACAGGCCTGCAGAATGGGGATATGCCTGAACAG ATTGTGATTCATGCAATGCAGTGCACACATTACATCATCCTGTGGCACCTAGCGAAGGTTTCAGATGGCAGTTCGTTAAAG GGTGATGTGGTGACCTTGAGAAAGCAAATGAGAGCTTTCTGCTTAATGTGTCAGCGTTACctaaacagcatcaacacagcagtgaaagaaCAG GCCTTCACCACTCTATGTGATCTGCTATTGATCTTCAGTCACCAAATTATGTCTTCAGGCCGGGAACAGCTGGAGCCTCTGGTCTATACGCCAGACTCCTCTTTGCAGGCAGAGCTGCTCAACTTCATTCTGGATCAAGTGTTCATTGAACAGGATGATGACGGCAGCACAG atGGACAGCAGGATGATGAAGCCAGTAAAATTGAGGCTCTGCACAAGCGAAGAAATCTTCTAGCTGCTTATTGCAAATTAATCATTTACAATGTTGTGGAAATGAACACTGGAGCAGATATATTTAAACAGTACATGAGG TTTTACAATGACTATGGAGATATCATCAAGGAAACGATgagtaaaacaagacaaatcGACAAAGTTCAGTGTGCAAAGACGCTCATATTGAGCCTGCAAATG TTATTCAATGACATGTTGTCTGAACTTGGCTTCAATGTCGACCGCTCGTCGTCAGCCTTCTGTGGCATAAAAGAGCTCGCCCGGCGCTTCTCGTTGACTTTTGGCTTGGATCAGATGAAGACCAGGGAGGCTATTGCCATGTTACATAA GGATGGAATTGAGTTTGCTTTTAAGGAACCAAGTCCACAAGGGGAGGGGAGTCCACCTCTCAACCTGGCCTTTTTGGACGTTCTGAGCGAGTTCTCCAGCAAACTCATTCGGCAGGACAAGAGAACAGT TCACATGTATCTGGAGCGATTCATGACGTTTCAGATGGCCCTACAGCGAGAGGACTGCTGGCTGCCCCTCATCTCATACAGGAACTCCCTGCAGGTTGGAGGGGACGACGACACCATGTCTGTCATCAGTGGGATCAGCAGTCGAGGGTCCACCGTCAGGAGTAAGAAGTCCAAGCCGGCCACAGCTAGCAAAAGGAAACTGCCTGAAG AagagaacagctgcagcagcactgatgcGGTTTGGGTGAACCGTGAGCAGAACATGCAGACGCCAGTGATGATGCATTCGCCTCACCTCACCTCCACCGTGCTGAGGGATCCAAAGAAGATGAGGCCGGAAGACAGCTACACGGCCACATACACCATGCCAACGGAGCAACATCCTCATCAGCCTGTGCCTCCCCAGCAGCAGCCGCACCATCACCACCAGGCTACCATTGATTACAA TACCCAGGTTACTTGGATGTTGACCCAGAGGCAACAAGCTGAAGCTCGCCAGCAGCAAGAGCGGGTTAGCATGCACTATGCCAAGATGAGGAATCACATGCAGCAAGCAAT TCGTCGAGGCTCTGGACTCatggaggatgatgaggagccAATAGTGGaggatgtgatgatgtcatcagaggaCCGCTTGGAGGACATCAATGAGGGCATGGATTTTGACACAATGGACATTGATCTG ccgGCATCAAAGAATCGCAGAGAAAGAACAGAACTAAAGCCGGACTACTTTGATCCATCTTCCATCATGGATGATTCA GTTCTCAACGTGTCAATGTTCTAA
- the stag2a gene encoding cohesin subunit SA-2a isoform X1, translating into MIAAQDLHPEFQCPQEAESHLSSDTDLEDPDGKNSKTGKDLPVRKGKKAHGDTAKGGGAGRGPGVGWVNGHHQENGMENMTLFEVVKSGKSATQSIVDDWIEAYKHDRDIALLDLINFFIQCSGCKGAVSGEMFRHMQNSEIIRKMTEEFDEDSGDYPLTLSGPQWKKFRISFCDFIAVLVRQCQYSIIYDEYMMDTLISLLTGLSDSQVRAFRHTSTLAAMKLMTALVNVALNLSINMDNTQRQYEAERNKVVAKRANDRLELLLQKRKELQENQDEIENMMNAIFKGVFVHRYRDAIAEIRAICIEEIGVWMKLYSDAFLNDSYLKYVGWTMHDKQGEVRLKCLTSLQGLFYNRELGARLELFTSRFKDRIVSMTLDKEYDVAVQAIKLLTLVLQSSDEVLTAEDCESVYHLVYSAHRPIAVSAGEFLFKKLFSHQVPEEEGLPRRGRQSLNGSLIKTTVFFFLESELHEHGAYLVDSLWECASELLKDWESMISLLLDEPMPGEEALTDRQETALVEIMLCAIRQACECHPPVGRGTGKRVLTAKEKKTQLDDRTRITEMFAVALPLLLAKYCVDIDKVTNLLQIPKYFDLDIYTTGRLEKHLDALLRQIWEVQDKHTDTEVLEACSTTYHYLCNEEFTIFNRVDIARSQLLDELVDKFNRLLEDFLQEGEEPDEDDAYQVLSTLKKISAFHNAHDLSKWDLFTSNYRLLNTGLQNGDMPEQIVIHAMQCTHYIILWHLAKVSDGSSLKGDVVTLRKQMRAFCLMCQRYLNSINTAVKEQAFTTLCDLLLIFSHQIMSSGREQLEPLVYTPDSSLQAELLNFILDQVFIEQDDDGSTDGQQDDEASKIEALHKRRNLLAAYCKLIIYNVVEMNTGADIFKQYMRFYNDYGDIIKETMSKTRQIDKVQCAKTLILSLQMLFNDMLSELGFNVDRSSSAFCGIKELARRFSLTFGLDQMKTREAIAMLHKDGIEFAFKEPSPQGEGSPPLNLAFLDVLSEFSSKLIRQDKRTVHMYLERFMTFQMALQREDCWLPLISYRNSLQVGGDDDTMSVISGISSRGSTVRSKKSKPATASKRKLPEAEENSCSSTDAVWVNREQNMQTPVMMHSPHLTSTVLRDPKKMRPEDSYTATYTMPTEQHPHQPVPPQQQPHHHHQATIDYNTQVTWMLTQRQQAEARQQQERVSMHYAKMRNHMQQAIRRGSGLMEDDEEPIVEDVMMSSEDRLEDINEGMDFDTMDIDLPASKNRRERTELKPDYFDPSSIMDDSVLNVSMF; encoded by the exons ATGATAGCAGCGCAGGACTTGCACCCAGAGTTTCAATGTCCTCA agaggcagagtcTCACTTGTCTTCGGATACTGACCTTGAGGATCCTGATGGCAAAAAttcaaagacaggaaaagacCTG CCAGTCAGGAAAGGGAAGAAGGCGCATGGAGACACGGCAAAAGGTGGGGGAGCAGGGAGGGGTCCCGGTGTTGGGTGGGTGAATGGCCATCACCAGGAGAACGGGATGGAGAACATGACCCTGTTCGAGGTGGTTAAATCAGGGAAGAGTGCCACACAG TCTATTGTTGATGACTGGATAGAGGCATACAAACACGACCGGGACATTGCTCTGTTGGACTTAATCAACTTCTTCATTCAGTGCTCCGGCTGTAAAG GCGCTGTGAGTGGAGAGATGTTCAGACATATGCAGAACTCTGAAATCATCCGAAAAATGACAGAGGAGTTCGATGAG GACAGCGGTGACTATCCCTTAACTCTGTCAGGACCACAGTGGAAGAAATTCAGGATAAGCTTCTGTGACTTCATCGCGGTTCTGGTGCGTCAGTGTCAGTACAGCATCATCTATGACGAGTATATGATGGACACGCTCATCTCCCTGCTCACCGGCCTGTCTGACTCACAGGTCAGGGCATttagacacacaagcacactaGCAG CCATGAAGTTGATGACGGCCTTGGTGAACGTGGCTCTGAACCTGAGCATCAATATGgacaacacacagagacagtatgaggcagagaggaacaAGGTGGTCGCAAAAAGGGCCAACGATAGGTTGGAGCTTCTCTTACAGAAGCGGAAAGAG CTTCAAGAAAATCAAGATGAGAttgaaaacatgatgaatgcCATTTTCAAAGGAGTGTTTGTTCACAGATATCG TGATGCCATCGCTGAAATCCGAGCTATTTGTATTGAAGAAATCGGAGTGTGGATGAAGCTGTACAGCGACGCCTTCCTCAATGACAGTTACCTGAAGTATGTTGGCTGGACAATGCATGACAAG CAAGGTGAGGTGCGGCTGAAGTGCCTGACCTCCCTGCAAGGCCTGTTCTACAACAGAGAGCTCGGCGCACGGCTGGAGCTCTTCACAAGTCGCTTCAAG GACCGCATTGTGTCCATGACTCTGGATAAGGAATATGATGTTGCAGTGCAAGCCATTAAACTACTGACTCTTGTCTTACA GAGTAGTGACGAGGTTCTGACAGCAGAGGACTGTGAGAGTGTATATCATCTGGTTTACTCAGCACATCGACCCATCGCTGTTTCAGCAGGAGAATTTCTCTTCAAGAA GCTCTTCAGCCATCAAGTCCCTGAGGAGGAGGGATTACCCAGGAGGGGCAGGCAGAGCCTCAATGGCAGCCTTATCAAGACtactgtcttcttcttcttggagaGCGAG CTCCATGAACACGGGGCCTACTTGGTGGATAGCTTGTGGGAGTGTGCGTCAGAGCTGTTGAAGGACTGGGAGTCTATGATCAGCCTGCTGCTGGATGAGCCCATGCcaggagaggaag CCCTGACCGATCGCCAGGAGACGGCTCTGGTCGAGATTATGCTCTGTGCCATTCGGCAGGCGTGTGAGTGCCACCCACCAGTAGGCAGAGGCACAGGGAAGAGG GTCCTGACTGCAAAGGAGAAGAAAACGCAGCTGGATGATCGGACACGTATCACAGAGATGTTTGCAGTGGCATTACCTCTGTTACTGGCCAAG TACTGCGTTGATATTGATAAGGTGACAAATTTGCTACAAATACCGAAGTACTTTGATCTTGACATCTACACAACCGGCCGTTTAGAAAag CATTTAGACGCCTTGTTGCGGCAAATCTGGGAGGTCCAGGAtaagcacacagacactgaggtcCTGGAGGCCTGCTCTACCACCTACCACTATCTCTGCAACGAAGAGTTCACCATCTTCAACCGCGTGGACATTGCCCGCTCCCAGCTTCTGGATGAGCTGGTGGACAAGTTCAATAGACTGCTGGAAGACTTTCTGCAAGAG GGTGAAGAACCAGATGAGGATGATGCCTACCAGGTTCTGTCAACGCTCAAGAAGATCAGCGCTTTCCATAA TGCACATGACCTTTCTAAGTGGGATCTCTTCACCAGTAACTACAGGCTACTCAACACAGGCCTGCAGAATGGGGATATGCCTGAACAG ATTGTGATTCATGCAATGCAGTGCACACATTACATCATCCTGTGGCACCTAGCGAAGGTTTCAGATGGCAGTTCGTTAAAG GGTGATGTGGTGACCTTGAGAAAGCAAATGAGAGCTTTCTGCTTAATGTGTCAGCGTTACctaaacagcatcaacacagcagtgaaagaaCAG GCCTTCACCACTCTATGTGATCTGCTATTGATCTTCAGTCACCAAATTATGTCTTCAGGCCGGGAACAGCTGGAGCCTCTGGTCTATACGCCAGACTCCTCTTTGCAGGCAGAGCTGCTCAACTTCATTCTGGATCAAGTGTTCATTGAACAGGATGATGACGGCAGCACAG atGGACAGCAGGATGATGAAGCCAGTAAAATTGAGGCTCTGCACAAGCGAAGAAATCTTCTAGCTGCTTATTGCAAATTAATCATTTACAATGTTGTGGAAATGAACACTGGAGCAGATATATTTAAACAGTACATGAGG TTTTACAATGACTATGGAGATATCATCAAGGAAACGATgagtaaaacaagacaaatcGACAAAGTTCAGTGTGCAAAGACGCTCATATTGAGCCTGCAAATG TTATTCAATGACATGTTGTCTGAACTTGGCTTCAATGTCGACCGCTCGTCGTCAGCCTTCTGTGGCATAAAAGAGCTCGCCCGGCGCTTCTCGTTGACTTTTGGCTTGGATCAGATGAAGACCAGGGAGGCTATTGCCATGTTACATAA GGATGGAATTGAGTTTGCTTTTAAGGAACCAAGTCCACAAGGGGAGGGGAGTCCACCTCTCAACCTGGCCTTTTTGGACGTTCTGAGCGAGTTCTCCAGCAAACTCATTCGGCAGGACAAGAGAACAGT TCACATGTATCTGGAGCGATTCATGACGTTTCAGATGGCCCTACAGCGAGAGGACTGCTGGCTGCCCCTCATCTCATACAGGAACTCCCTGCAGGTTGGAGGGGACGACGACACCATGTCTGTCATCAGTGGGATCAGCAGTCGAGGGTCCACCGTCAGGAGTAAGAAGTCCAAGCCGGCCACAGCTAGCAAAAGGAAACTGCCTGAAG cAGAagagaacagctgcagcagcactgatgcGGTTTGGGTGAACCGTGAGCAGAACATGCAGACGCCAGTGATGATGCATTCGCCTCACCTCACCTCCACCGTGCTGAGGGATCCAAAGAAGATGAGGCCGGAAGACAGCTACACGGCCACATACACCATGCCAACGGAGCAACATCCTCATCAGCCTGTGCCTCCCCAGCAGCAGCCGCACCATCACCACCAGGCTACCATTGATTACAA TACCCAGGTTACTTGGATGTTGACCCAGAGGCAACAAGCTGAAGCTCGCCAGCAGCAAGAGCGGGTTAGCATGCACTATGCCAAGATGAGGAATCACATGCAGCAAGCAAT TCGTCGAGGCTCTGGACTCatggaggatgatgaggagccAATAGTGGaggatgtgatgatgtcatcagaggaCCGCTTGGAGGACATCAATGAGGGCATGGATTTTGACACAATGGACATTGATCTG ccgGCATCAAAGAATCGCAGAGAAAGAACAGAACTAAAGCCGGACTACTTTGATCCATCTTCCATCATGGATGATTCA GTTCTCAACGTGTCAATGTTCTAA
- the epd gene encoding ependymin, giving the protein MYAAVTLFVFMCLTATTYADHHQPCHPPNMTGVMAVMTLKGDVKACGAFTYDSMGKKLRFRSNDSSPFNTSLGLDLLMFFDEGIFYEIDSKNQSCVKKTLQCNLHPLDIPDDANFYSTVTTGSPSIEGEGLKVNLWTGSMPGSKGHYSMSVTMGCLPISTFYFTESTSLLFSQLDIELEIKDPDLLVVPSFCLGQPVEETPEGTLNSFLNEFM; this is encoded by the exons ATGTACGCAGCTGTTACACTCTTCGTCTTCATGTGCTTGACCGCCACCACCTATGCAGATCACCACCAGCCTTGTC ATCCACCCAATATGACAGGAGTCATGGCTGTG ATGACCCTAAAAGGTGACGTGAAAGCATGTGGTGCATTCACTTATGATTCAATGGGCAAGAAACTGCGGTTCAGATCAAACGATAGCTCCCCCTTCAACACGTCACTAGGTTTGGATCTGCTGATGTTCTTCGATGAG GGGATATTCTATGAGATTGACAGCAAAAACCAGAGCTGCGTGAAAAAAACATTGCAGTGCAACCTGCACCCTCTAGATATTCCCGACGATGCAAATTTTTATAGTACGGTGACCACGGGAAGTCCATCCATCGAAGGGGAGGGGCTAAAAGTGAACTTGTGGACAGGATCAATGCCAGGCTCGAAAG GCCACTACTCCATGTCCGTAACCATGGGATGTCTGCCCATCAGCACATTCTACTTCACTGAGTCCACATCATTGTTATTCAG CCAACTGGACATTGAACTCGAGATCAAGGATCCTGATCTCCTTGTGGTGCCTTCCTTTTGTCTGGGGCAGCCTGTGGAGGAGACACCTGAAGGGACCTTAAATAGTTTCCTCAATGAGTTCATGTAG